The sequence below is a genomic window from Streptomyces sp. V1I1.
AGTGCGATCACCGGGGCGCACAGCACGGCCGCCGAGATCATGCCGCCGAAGATCGAGATCCAGGCGAGCCCGCCCTGCCCCGGGGCGACGTTCTTGTACGCGCTGTCCTGCGGGATCGAGTACGGGAAACGGGCCGACGCCACGGCCCCCGTCGCCAGCATCGCGCCCAGCAGCGCCAAGGAGAGGCCGAGCACCTCCGGCAGGGCCTTCCAGTCGCCGAGTACGGCCGCGGTGAGACACGAGACCAGGGCCGTATACGGGAGGGTGATCACCAGCAACGCCAGAGCGCGGGCACGCAGTTCCGTGTACGCGTCCTTCGTGGACGAGATCGTCAGCGCCACCATCCAGAACGCGGACGTGTCCTGGCCGAACTGGTTGTACATCTGGATGCCGAGCATCCCCGCCGCGAAGCAGGCGAAGTAGACCGAGCCCGTGCCCTGCAGCGCGTTGAACAGCGGCACGATCAGGCCGATCGCCAGCGCCGTCACCCATGCCGCCTTCGTCTTCGGGTCGCGCCACACATAGCGCAGGCTCCGCTGCATCACCGTGCCCGTCCGTCCCTCGGGCAGCAGCTGATGGAAGCTGGAGGCAGCCTCCTTGCGGGTCGGCTCCGAAGCCGCGGCCAGGGTCGAGCCGTCCGGGCTCGTCATCAGCTTCGTCAGGCTGCGCTGCCAGGACCACAGCAGAGCGAACAGAGCCACGGCCGACAGGGCCAACTGCCCCGCCGCGACCGCGTACGAGCCCTTGCTCGCCGAGTCCACCGCGCCGATCGCGGACGCCGGCGGCAGCCACCGTACGATCCCCGCCACCGGGTCCAGCGCCGAGAGGCCGCCCGCTTCCCCGATCCTCTGTGCGCCGAAGTTGACGACCTGGATGCCCACCGCGATCACCAGACCGCTGAGCACCGCCAGGTCGCGGCCCTTGCGCGAGGTCAGCAGGCGGATGTTCGCCGCCGCGACTGCCCGCGCCAGAGCCACGCACACCAGCAGGGTGAGCACAATGGCGAGGACGGAGACCAGGACCCCGGCCGCTCCGTGCGCGAGGGCGATCGCCGAACCCACCGCCAGGCACAGCGTGAACAGCGGGCCGATGCCCACGAGCGATGCGACGAGCAGTGCCCGTACAAGAGGCTGGGGACGCAGCGGCAGCATCACCAGACGGGTCGGGTCCAGTGTCTCGTCACCGCTGGGGAAGAACAGCGGCATCACCGCCCAGCCGAGTGCCAGCACCGCCGTCAGCAGCACCACCACCGACGCCGCGTGATCGTTTCCGCGCAGCGCGATCAGTCCGATGAGCTGGAGCGCCGCGAAGAGCAGGGTGACGACGATGGACGAGATGTACGCGGCCTTGCGGCCGGAGGACTGCCGCAGTCCGTTGCGCAGCAGTGACAGCTTCAGCCGTACGAAAATGGGGGCCAGGGAAGCGGTGTTCACCGTGACCCACCGCCGCCGAGCCAGTCCAGCGACTGACCGGCATCGCGGCCGTTCGCCCCCACCAGCTCCAGGAACGCGCTCTGCAGCGACGGCGCGTCGCCCCGTACCTCCGCCAGCGGGCCCTGTACGCGGATGCGGCCCGCGGCCATCACCGCCACCCAGTCGCACAGCGACTCCACCAGTTCCATCACATGGCTGGAGAAGACGACCGTCGCGCCAGATGCGGTGTACCGCTCGAGGACGCCGCGGATCGTCTGTGCCGACACCGGGTCGACGCCCTCGAACGGCTCGTCCAGGAACAGCACTTCGGGGTTGTGGAGCAGAGCGGACGCAAGACCGGTCTTCTTCCGCATGCCCGTCGAGTAGTCGACGACCAGCTTGTGCTGCGCGCCCGCCAGGTCCAGTACGTCCAGAAGCTGTGTGGTGCGCTTGTCGACCTCGGCGCCCGGCAGGCCCCGCAGCCGTCCGCTGTATGCGAGCAGCTCGCGGCCCGAGAGGCGCTCGAAGAGGCGCAGACCCTCCGGCAGCACGCCTATCCGGGACTTCACCTCGACCGGATCGCGCCACACATCGTGGCCCGACACCTCCACGCGCCCCTGATCCGGGCGGAGCAGGCCCGTCACCATCGACA
It includes:
- a CDS encoding transporter yields the protein MNTASLAPIFVRLKLSLLRNGLRQSSGRKAAYISSIVVTLLFAALQLIGLIALRGNDHAASVVVLLTAVLALGWAVMPLFFPSGDETLDPTRLVMLPLRPQPLVRALLVASLVGIGPLFTLCLAVGSAIALAHGAAGVLVSVLAIVLTLLVCVALARAVAAANIRLLTSRKGRDLAVLSGLVIAVGIQVVNFGAQRIGEAGGLSALDPVAGIVRWLPPASAIGAVDSASKGSYAVAAGQLALSAVALFALLWSWQRSLTKLMTSPDGSTLAAASEPTRKEAASSFHQLLPEGRTGTVMQRSLRYVWRDPKTKAAWVTALAIGLIVPLFNALQGTGSVYFACFAAGMLGIQMYNQFGQDTSAFWMVALTISSTKDAYTELRARALALLVITLPYTALVSCLTAAVLGDWKALPEVLGLSLALLGAMLATGAVASARFPYSIPQDSAYKNVAPGQGGLAWISIFGGMISAAVLCAPVIALTIWLHASNSQSALWLLLPLGTAYGVLIGWAGVRVAAPQTARRLPEILTAVSKG
- a CDS encoding ABC transporter ATP-binding protein, encoding MPDQAIGATKAGGAHTAPPAVRVEGLWKRFGEQIAVAGIDLTLPAGKFIGLVGPNGAGKTTTLSMVTGLLRPDQGRVEVSGHDVWRDPVEVKSRIGVLPEGLRLFERLSGRELLAYSGRLRGLPGAEVDKRTTQLLDVLDLAGAQHKLVVDYSTGMRKKTGLASALLHNPEVLFLDEPFEGVDPVSAQTIRGVLERYTASGATVVFSSHVMELVESLCDWVAVMAAGRIRVQGPLAEVRGDAPSLQSAFLELVGANGRDAGQSLDWLGGGGSR